In Haematobia irritans isolate KBUSLIRL chromosome 1, ASM5000362v1, whole genome shotgun sequence, a genomic segment contains:
- the LOC142220609 gene encoding developmentally-regulated GTP-binding protein 2: MGILDKIAEIEREIARTQKNKATEYHLGLLKAKLAKYRSQLLEPAKKGEKGEGFDVLKSGDARVALIGFPSVGKSTLLSTLTKTESEAANYEFTTLTCIPGVIEYKGANIQLLDLPGIIEGAAQGKGRGRQVIAVARTADLVVMMLDATKPNVHRELLERELESVGIRLNKRKPNIYFKQKKGGGLSFNSTCTLTRCSEKMVQMILHSFKIFNAEVLFREDCTEDEFIDVVTANRVYLPCLYVYNKIDQISIEEVDRLARQPNSIVVSCNMKLNLDYLLEALWDALQLIRVYTKKPGAPPDFDDGLILRKGVSVEYVCHAIHRTLAAQFKYALVWGTSTKYSPQRVGISHIMADEDVIQIVKK, translated from the exons ATGGGTATTTTGGATAAAATTGCTGAAATCGAAAGGGAAATTGCAAGAACCCAAAAGAATAAAG ccACCGAATATCATTTGGGTTTGCTTAAAGCTAAATTAGCAAAATATCGGTCCCAATTGCTGGAACCTGCCAAGAAGGGTGAAAAAGGTGAAGGCTTCGATGTCTTAAAAAGTGGTGATGCTAGAGTGGCTCTAATTGGTTTTCCCTCAGTGGGTAAATCAACTTTATtatccacattaactaaaacggAATCTGAAGCTGCCAATTATGAATTCACAACGTTGACATGTATTCCCGGTGTCATCGAATATAAAGGAGCAAATATTCAATTGTTAGATTTGCCTGGTATTATTGAAGGTGCTGCTCAG ggTAAAGGTAGAGGTCGTCAAGTTATTGCTGTTGCTCGTACTGCCGATTTGGTCGTAATGATGTTGGACGCCACAAAACCCAATGTTCATCGTGAATTGTTGGAACGTGAATTGGAATCGGTGGGCATACGGTTGAATAAACGTAAaccgaatatttattttaaacaaaagaaaGGCGGTGGCTTGAGTTTCAATTCAACATGCACCCTAACTCGATGCAGTGAGAAAATGGTCCAAATGATATTGCACtcttttaaaatattcaatgcTGAAGTTCTATTCCGTGAAGATTGTACTGAAGATGAGTTCATTGATGTGGTTACGGCGAATCGTGTATACCTACCATGCCTTTATGTCTATAACAAAATCGATCAGATATCTATTGAAGAAGTGGATCGATTGGCTAGACAacctaattcgattgtggttagTTGTAATATGAAATTGAATTTGGATTATTTGCTAGAAGCCTTATGGGATGCTCTTCAATTGATTCGTGTGTATACAAAGAAACCAGGCGCACCACCAGATTTCGATGATGGTTTGATTTTGAGAAAG GGTGTTAGCGTTGAATATGTCTGTCATGCCATCCATCGTACTTTGGCGGCCCAATTTAAATATGCCTTAGTTTGGGGTACTTCCACCAAATATTCACCACAACGTGTTGGTATTAGTCACATTATGGCTGATGAGGATGTCAtacagattgttaaaaaatga
- the Nup58 gene encoding nuclear pore complex protein Nup58 → MSGFSFGTPAAGTAGAQQSGFSLGAPKTLATGTPTLGGFGAAPSFGAAATSTPAFGAAATSTPSFGAPQSAAPTFGTAAAPAFGSTPATSAPAFGSSFSFGAPTAASTAPTGTSFGFGATSTAPTLSFGAPAATSVAGTASVPTLGLGNTGTNTNFSFGKPATTTSASLNFGTTTTTTLGGGLFGKPATTAATATAPTPFVGLGGIDVSSNKPKPGESKQDIKVKETQVPDEIARTVDALKTHIKTQKTLSSDIGRTSTSKLTNVSGEIMNLQWALQEIANSVEANYNQIKLLRKETSKTIQSVEMAQRTQDTPVGLQFENNAPFQFFQNLVAKYEHDLINFRQQIALTERHMHSLTNPQNVAPEDLKRGFQQINESFISLAGRLHEIHQKVEAQKEQYLNLRKYRLRDNTDVFAKLDKPETKVDTSRITAGPTPFSNITAISNFGKSFGNSTLSGTAQGGSSTQQGK, encoded by the coding sequence ATGtctggtttttcatttggaacacCAGCCGCGGGAACTGCAGGAGCCCAACAATCAGGGTTTTCTCTAGGAGCACCAAAAACATTGGCCACGGGAACACCAACGCTTGGAGGATTTGGTGCAGCCCCGTCCTTTGGTGCTGCCGCAACTAGCACTCCCGCATTTGGTGCTGCCGCTACGAGTACTCCATCATTTGGTGCACCCCAATCAGCGGCACCAACATTCGGTACTGCTGCCGCCCCAGCTTTTGGTTCAACTCCAGCGACATCAGCACCAGCGTTTGGATCTTCATTTAGCTTTGGAGCTCCAACGGCCGCATCCACTGCTCCAACGGGTACATCTTTTGGGTTTGGAGCAACTTCCACAGCTCCCACTTTATCGTTTGGTGCTCCAGCAGCTACTTCGGTCGCTGGTACAGCATCCGTACCAACATTAGGTTTGGGTAACACAGgaacaaatacaaatttttcatttggcaagccagcaacaacaacatcagccaGTTTGAATTTtggcacaacaacaacaaccactttAGGAGGTGGATTATTTGGTAAACCGGCAACTACAGCAGCGACGGCAACTGCACCGACACCTTTTGTAGGTTTAGGAGGTATCGATGTAAGCTCCAATAAACCCAAGCCAGGAGAATCCAAGCAAGATATTAAAGTAAAAGAAACACAAGTGCCAGATGAAATAGCACGAACTGTCGATGCTCTGAAAACACATATTAAGACCCAAAAAACCTTGTCATCGGACATAGGAAGAACTTCTACCTCCAAATTGACCAATGTATCCGGCGAAATAATGAATCTTCAATGGGCTCTACAAGAAATTGCCAACTCTGTAGAGGCTAACTACAatcaaattaaacttttacgCAAAGAAACCTCAAAGACTATACAATCTGTGGAAATGGCCCAAAGGACACAAGACACACCAGTGGGTTTGCAATTCGAAAATAATGCtccattccaattttttcaaaatctggtTGCAAAATATGAACATGATCTTATAAATTTCCGCCAACAAATAGCACTCACCGAAAGACATATGCATTCTCTAACCAATCCACAAAATGTTGCTCCCGAAGATCTTAAGAGGGGTTTTCAACAGATCAATGAAAGTTTTATATCGTTAGCTGGCCGTCTGCATGAAATCCATCAAAAAGTCGAAGCCCAAAAGGAGCAGTATTTAAATCTACGTAAATATCGTTTAAGAGATAATACTGATGTCTTTGCCAAATTGGATAAGCCTGAAACAAAGGTGGATACATCACGCATAACAGCGGGACCAACACCATTCTCTAATATAACGGCCATAAGCAATTTTGGGAAATCTTTTGGTAATTCTACACTTTCGGGTACAGCACAAGGTGGTTCTTCAACGCAACAAGGAAAGTAA